A segment of the Lysobacter firmicutimachus genome:
CCGCGATCCGGTCGGGCACGTGCGTGCGCAAATCCTCGGGCAGATTCAGCCAGACACCCTGCAAAGCGATGGCGCAGGTCATCGCCTGCACGCTGACGAAACGCCAGGCTTGGCGCCAGTTGTCGATCAGTTTCATGGGAGTTCCCGAAGGGAGGTTACGAAAGCGGTGACGTCCTTGCCGCCAGCGAAGCCGGCGTTGACGTCTTCGATGCGGTCGGCGCGCAGCGCGCGTTCGCGCTGGAGCGTGACGCGGTAGAACATGGCGAGCTGGCGCGCGGTCGCGCGCTCGATCCACGGCCAGTCGTGGCCGTGGGCGATCAGGGTGGCGAGGACGCTGGGCCAGTCGCTGTCGGCGCCGCGCGGCGCAGCTCCAGCGCCGCCAGTACGCGCTGCAGAAAAAAATCGGCGTTGACCGCCCAGAACGTCAGCAACAGCAGGTCGCCGTGGGCGCCGGAGAGGGCTTGGACCCAGTCGGCCGGCTGGTCGCAGGCCTGAGCGAGCAGTGCGATGGTGGCCGCGGGGTGTTGGGCGCAGACCCGGTGCAGGCGACCCAGATCGATGCTGCTGTCGTCGGTTTGCTCGACGAGGTCGGCGACGAGCGCCGCGATGGCGTCGTGCAGCTTCAGGCTTTCGAAGAAGCCGATCTCGCGCACGGTGACGGTGCGATCGCCGAGCGGTAGCGTCCGATTCGGTTGCAACACGACCAGTTCATCGGCAGCGGGCTGGGGGCGTCGAACTTTTCGCGCCATTACACCCTCGCCAGTTCGATGCGGCCGAAGCCGCCCAGGTCCGGGTCCAGCGCGCGCGACTCATCGAACAGGGCCGCACCCGACAGCTGCAGGCTGCCCCACTCCTCTGAGATCAGCGCCAGCTGCTCGATGGGATTGAAGGTCAGGCGGTACAGCGTCACCTTGGCGCGCTGACCGGTGACGGTGTTGATTCCGTCCAGAATCAGCATCCGCTCCGGCGGCGGGGTGTTGAACAGGGCGATGTTGACCGTCTCGCCGTGCTTGTAACTGGCCTTGAACGGCTGGGTCAGGCCGTCGACCTTGCGCAAGCCGATCACACCGCCGGACGCCGACTCCGTCCACCAATTCGCCGCTGGCACCGTGACCGGCGGATTGGCGCTGTCAGTGATCGCGACGTCGCTCACCCAGCCTCGGTCCAGCGCGACCAGGTCGTTGG
Coding sequences within it:
- a CDS encoding DUF6631 family protein — translated: MARKVRRPQPAADELVVLQPNRTLPLGDRTVTVREIGFFESLKLHDAIAALVADLVEQTDDSSIDLGRLHRVCAQHPAATIALLAQACDQPADWVQALSGAHGDLLLLTFWAVNADFFLQRVLAALELRRAAPTATGPASSPP